GTCGTAGGGGAAGAGGCGCTCACCGAAAGCGACAGGAAGTTCCTGCGCTTCGCCGACGAATTCGAGAACAAGTTCGTGAGGCAGGGCCCGTACGAGGACAGGACGATAGAGAGGACCCTGGACCTCGGATGGGAGCTCCTTTCGCTGCTCCCAGAAGAAGAGCTGAAGAGGGTGAAGAAGGAGCACATCGCCAAGTATCTCCATGGAAGGCAGAAAAAAGAAGAGCCGAAGCCGGAGGAGAAATCCCCTTCGAAGGAAAAGAAGTGAATTTGAGCGGATGATGAGATGGCAGAGGAGCCGAACCCAACCAGGATGGAACTGCTGAAGATAAAGGACAGAATCTCCCTTGCCCGGAAGGGCCACAAGCTCCTGAAGCAGAAGCGGGACGCGCTCATTCTCGAATTTTTTAAAATCCTGAAAAAATCAAAGGACATAAGGTCCGAACTGAATCTGCGCATGAAGGACGCATACGCTTCCCTCGCGGTTTCCGAGGCCCACCATTCGGCTTTCGAGCTTGAAGCGGTCGCGCTCTCGAACAGGAGGAAGATGGACGTGGACGTGCAGGTGAAGAACGTGATGGGAGTGAAGATACCCAATATCACCTCATCCATAGAGCACAAGCCCTACCTGGACCGGGGCTACTCGATAATCGGAACCACGGCGATGCTGGAAAAGACCATGGAGCAGTACGAGGACGTGCTGGACATGGCAATCCAGCTTGCTGAAACCGAGATTGCGATAAAGCGGCTCATAGGCGAGATAGAAAAGACCAAGAGAAGGGTGAATTCGCTGGAATTCATAATGATTCCAAGGCTCGAAGGCCAGCAGAAGATGATTTCCTTCAAGCTTGATGAGCTGGAAAGGGACAGCTTCGTTTCCCTGAAAGTGATAAAGAGGAAATTGGATAAGGAAGCAAAGCGCTGATTGAATCAAATCTCAAGGATTTTCGCATTCTCCATTGTTTTGCGCACTATCCCAGTCATATCTATTTTTTCAGCGATTTTATCCACAAAATCAGCATCCGCTCTCGTTTCCGGATTGGGCGCCGCAACGAGCGAGCAGCAATCCTTGTACGGCTTTATTGAAATCCCGTACGTCCCTATTTTTTCCGCAATTCCTATTATCTCGCTCTTGTCCATCCCAACCAGCGGCCTGAACACAGGCATTCCCAGCCCCCTGTTTACCGCATAAATGTTCTCTAATGTCTGGGAGGCCACCTGGCCCAGCGAGTCCCCGCTCACTATGGCGA
The nucleotide sequence above comes from Candidatus Micrarchaeia archaeon. Encoded proteins:
- a CDS encoding tRNA 4-thiouridine(8) synthase ThiI, with translation ELAAELAKWGGSAKTKLYLADYSEFYKKTLSMPPKYELVLFRKFIYLLAQEIAEKEDALAIVSGDSLGQVASQTLENIYAVNRGLGMPVFRPLVGMDKSEIIGIAEKIGTYGISIKPYKDCCSLVAAPNPETRADADFVDKIAEKIDMTGIVRKTMENAKILEI
- a CDS encoding V-type ATP synthase subunit D, whose amino-acid sequence is MAEEPNPTRMELLKIKDRISLARKGHKLLKQKRDALILEFFKILKKSKDIRSELNLRMKDAYASLAVSEAHHSAFELEAVALSNRRKMDVDVQVKNVMGVKIPNITSSIEHKPYLDRGYSIIGTTAMLEKTMEQYEDVLDMAIQLAETEIAIKRLIGEIEKTKRRVNSLEFIMIPRLEGQQKMISFKLDELERDSFVSLKVIKRKLDKEAKR